One genomic window of Medicago truncatula cultivar Jemalong A17 chromosome 1, MtrunA17r5.0-ANR, whole genome shotgun sequence includes the following:
- the LOC120577992 gene encoding uncharacterized protein, giving the protein MAASLKEMTSDFVKLEKFDGGNFIRWQKKMKFLLTTLKVAYVLNMARPEEKDDETVAETRDRQKWDNDDYICLGHILNGMSDSLFDIYQSSPSAKDLWDKLETRYMREDATSKKFLVSHFNNYKMVDHKSVMEQLYEIERILNNYKQHNMNMDETIIVSSIIDKLPPSWKNFKRTMKHKKEDISLEQLGNHLRLEEEYRKQEGIKNHVTQ; this is encoded by the coding sequence ATGGCTGCTTCATTGAAAGAAATGACTTCTGACTTTGTTAAGTTGGAAAAGTTTGATGGGGGAAATTTCATCCGCTGgcaaaagaagatgaagtttcttcTTACAACATTGAAAGTGGCATACGTTCTGAACATGGCAAGGCCTGAGGAGAAGGATGATGAAACCGTTGCTGAGACAAGAGACAGACAGAAATGGGACAACGATGATTACATCTGCTTAGGACACATCCTGAATGGTATGTCTGACTCTTTGTTCGATATCTACCAGAGCAGCCCTTCTGCAAAAGACTTATGGGACAAATTGGAAACCAGATACATGCGTGAAGATGCAACAAGTAAGAAATTCCTTGTCTCTCATTTTAATAATTACAAAATGGTAGATCATAAGTCTGTTATGGAACAATTATATGAGATTGAACGTATTCTTAACAACTacaaacaacataacatgaATATGGATGAAACAATTATTGTATCATCCATAATTGACAAACTTCCTCCTTCTTGGAAAAATTTCAAACGAACCATGAAACATAAGAAGGAAGACATTTCTCTTGAGCAACTTGGCAATCACCTTCGTTTAGAAGAAGAATACCGAAAACAAGAAGGTATTAAGAATCATGTTACTCAATAG